From the genome of Campylobacter sp. MIT 99-7217, one region includes:
- the obgE gene encoding GTPase ObgE: MFIDKVKLTLSSGNGGKGAVSFRREKHVPLGGPDGGDGGDGGDVLFICDNNAHTLANFKGKKELKAQNGEDGQRRNRTGKRGQNLEIIVPEGTQVIDDESGELLLDLVFEGQKELFLKGGKGGLGNIHFKNATNQRPDYAQPGIKGQSKFVRLELKLIADVGLVGFPNVGKSTLISVLSNARPEIANYEFTTLTPKLGVVEVDEDHSFVMADIPGIIEGASKGKGLGLEFLRHIERTAFLLFVLDPLRNDDLKTQFEILRKELENFSKKLFQRNFGVMISKSDSVNLGAEFAEKIANETMALKKYLEAQNNPQSFILEVSSLEKTGLSELKFKLFECKNKTQA, from the coding sequence ATGTTCATCGACAAAGTAAAACTCACATTAAGCTCAGGAAATGGTGGCAAGGGAGCTGTAAGCTTTCGCCGTGAAAAGCATGTGCCTTTGGGTGGTCCTGATGGCGGAGATGGCGGAGATGGCGGAGATGTGCTTTTTATCTGCGATAATAACGCTCACACACTTGCAAATTTCAAGGGCAAAAAAGAGCTAAAGGCTCAAAATGGCGAAGATGGACAAAGGCGTAACCGCACAGGAAAAAGAGGGCAAAACCTTGAGATCATCGTTCCTGAGGGAACTCAGGTTATCGATGATGAGAGTGGAGAGCTTTTACTTGATCTTGTTTTTGAGGGACAAAAAGAGCTTTTTTTAAAAGGCGGCAAAGGTGGGCTTGGCAATATCCACTTTAAAAATGCGACAAATCAGCGTCCAGACTACGCACAGCCGGGCATTAAAGGTCAAAGTAAATTTGTGCGTTTGGAGCTAAAGCTCATCGCTGATGTGGGGCTTGTGGGCTTTCCAAATGTAGGCAAATCAACGCTTATAAGCGTGCTTTCAAATGCAAGACCTGAGATAGCAAATTATGAATTCACTACGCTTACTCCAAAGCTTGGTGTGGTCGAAGTTGATGAGGATCATTCCTTTGTAATGGCTGATATACCGGGCATTATCGAAGGAGCTAGCAAGGGCAAGGGCTTGGGGCTTGAGTTTTTAAGACATATAGAACGCACGGCTTTTTTGCTTTTTGTGCTTGATCCTTTAAGAAATGATGATTTAAAAACGCAATTTGAAATTTTAAGAAAAGAGCTTGAAAACTTTTCAAAGAAGCTGTTTCAAAGAAACTTTGGGGTGATGATTTCAAAAAGTGATAGTGTAAATTTAGGAGCAGAATTTGCTGAAAAAATCGCAAATGAAACTATGGCTTTAAAAAAATACCTAGAAGCTCAAAACAATCCTCAAAGCTTTATTTTAGAGGTTTCAAGCCTTGAAAAAACAGGACTTAGCGAGCTTAAATTTAAGCTTTTTGAATGCAAAAACAAAACACAAGCCTAA
- the purF gene encoding amidophosphoribosyltransferase → MCAVVGVINSKNASTYAYYALFAMQHRGQEASGISVSNGENIKTIKAKGEVNQVFSEDILNKFQGQIAIGHNRYSTAGNSSLNDAQPIAATCMLGDIALAHNGNLVNKNEIRTKLINEGAIFRTNMDTENVVHLIARSKKSSLQERFIESLKDCVGAYCFVLASADKLFVARDRFGVRPLSLGRLKDGGYIVASETCAFDLIEAKFIRDVRPGEMLIFTQGKEEFQSIELFKADPRICAFEYIYFARPDSVIEGKSVYEMRKKMGESLATHFKHKADFVVPVPDSGVSAAIGFAKKLQIPLEMAIVRNHYVGRTFIEPTQELRNLKVKLKLNPMKAVLKDKEIIVIDDSIVRGTTSKKIISLLRQAGAKKIHFAVACPEIKFPDLYGIDTPTFEELISSQKDVEQVRKYIGADTLSFLSIDELVQSLGSTRKYSLTSFNGDYFIKD, encoded by the coding sequence ATGTGTGCAGTTGTTGGGGTGATTAATTCAAAAAATGCAAGCACTTATGCGTATTACGCTCTTTTTGCCATGCAACACAGAGGGCAAGAAGCAAGTGGCATAAGCGTAAGTAATGGAGAAAATATCAAAACGATCAAAGCAAAAGGAGAGGTTAATCAAGTCTTTAGTGAAGACATTTTAAACAAATTTCAAGGACAAATCGCCATAGGACATAACCGCTACTCAACAGCTGGAAATTCAAGCTTAAACGACGCACAACCTATCGCTGCTACTTGTATGCTTGGTGATATAGCCTTAGCACATAATGGAAATTTGGTCAATAAAAACGAAATAAGAACCAAGCTTATCAACGAAGGAGCAATTTTTCGCACAAACATGGACACAGAAAATGTAGTTCATCTTATCGCAAGAAGCAAAAAAAGCTCGCTTCAAGAAAGATTTATAGAAAGCTTGAAAGATTGCGTGGGAGCGTATTGTTTTGTTTTAGCAAGTGCTGATAAGCTTTTTGTTGCAAGAGATCGCTTTGGAGTAAGACCCCTATCTTTAGGAAGATTAAAAGATGGAGGATATATCGTTGCTAGCGAAACTTGCGCCTTTGATCTTATAGAAGCTAAGTTTATCCGTGATGTAAGACCGGGGGAAATGCTTATCTTTACACAAGGAAAAGAGGAATTTCAAAGCATAGAGCTTTTTAAAGCTGATCCTAGAATTTGTGCCTTTGAGTATATTTATTTTGCAAGACCTGATAGCGTGATCGAGGGTAAAAGCGTCTATGAAATGCGTAAAAAAATGGGCGAGAGCTTGGCTACTCATTTTAAACACAAAGCTGATTTTGTCGTGCCTGTACCTGATAGTGGGGTAAGTGCTGCTATTGGCTTTGCTAAAAAGCTTCAAATTCCGCTTGAAATGGCTATAGTTCGCAACCACTATGTAGGCAGAACTTTCATAGAGCCTACCCAAGAGCTTAGAAATTTAAAGGTTAAACTTAAACTAAATCCCATGAAAGCGGTTTTAAAAGATAAAGAAATCATCGTTATTGATGATAGTATAGTGCGTGGAACAACTTCTAAAAAAATCATCTCTCTTTTAAGACAAGCAGGGGCAAAAAAGATTCATTTTGCGGTTGCTTGTCCTGAGATCAAATTTCCTGATCTTTATGGTATAGACACACCTACTTTTGAAGAGCTTATCAGCTCTCAAAAAGATGTCGAGCAAGTAAGAAAGTATATAGGAGCAGATACGCTTAGCTTTTTAAGCATAGATGAGCTTGTGCAAAGTTTAGGATCTACGAGAAAATACTCGCTTACAAGCTTTAATGGGGATTATTTTATCAAAGATTAG
- the dapF gene encoding diaminopimelate epimerase, with translation MKIYKYCANGNDFVIFNEQDKADRSMLAKELCNRYEGVGADGMIVILPHEKYDFEWDFYNKDGSKALMCGNGSRAAAHFAHHVNKVQNEMSFLSGAGLIEAKVNGDLVEVCLGKVRFVQEKFMHDGICWQLCDTGVPHLVHFCEDINTFDKKLCSKLRQKYNANVNFAQILDETHLKVRTFERGVEDETLACGTGMGACFYLAHLDKKVKTSATITPKSGENVEFRFFDEKLYFKAKVRCCFEAHYNLS, from the coding sequence TTGAAAATTTATAAGTATTGTGCAAATGGAAATGATTTTGTGATTTTTAATGAGCAAGATAAGGCAGATAGAAGTATGCTTGCTAAGGAGCTTTGTAACCGCTATGAGGGCGTTGGGGCTGATGGAATGATCGTTATTTTACCTCATGAAAAATACGATTTTGAGTGGGATTTTTATAATAAAGACGGCTCAAAAGCCTTGATGTGTGGTAATGGTTCAAGAGCGGCAGCCCATTTTGCTCATCATGTGAATAAGGTTCAAAATGAAATGAGCTTTTTAAGTGGAGCAGGGCTTATAGAAGCTAAGGTTAATGGGGATTTGGTCGAGGTTTGTTTGGGAAAAGTTAGATTTGTTCAAGAAAAATTTATGCATGATGGCATTTGCTGGCAACTTTGTGATACAGGAGTGCCTCATTTGGTGCATTTTTGTGAGGATATAAATACTTTTGATAAAAAGCTTTGTAGCAAGCTTCGACAAAAATATAATGCAAATGTTAATTTTGCTCAAATTCTTGATGAAACTCATCTTAAGGTTCGCACCTTTGAAAGAGGGGTTGAAGATGAAACTCTTGCTTGTGGTACAGGCATGGGAGCTTGTTTTTATCTTGCTCATTTGGATAAAAAAGTAAAAACAAGTGCGACAATTACACCAAAAAGTGGCGAAAATGTCGAATTTAGATTTTTTGATGAAAAACTTTATTTTAAGGCTAAAGTGAGGTGTTGTTTTGAAGCTCATTATAATCTTTCTTAG
- a CDS encoding molybdopterin-binding protein produces the protein MKISARNQIKGKIVEIEQGAVNGIVKIDIGGGNIISASISMDSIKELDLKAGKEATAIIKASSVMVGVN, from the coding sequence ATGAAAATCAGTGCAAGAAACCAAATCAAGGGCAAAATCGTTGAGATTGAGCAAGGTGCAGTTAATGGTATCGTTAAGATCGATATAGGTGGTGGAAATATTATTTCAGCAAGTATTTCTATGGATTCTATCAAAGAACTTGACTTAAAAGCAGGCAAAGAAGCTACAGCTATCATCAAAGCAAGCTCTGTAATGGTGGGCGTGAATTAA
- a CDS encoding glucosaminidase domain-containing protein, whose translation MKLIIIFLSLCLPLFAIKGGFDEGYYRLNTEEKAKVFSQKLDKLLDVSFEKILKERSFVEAFFKKHAPNGFRKLDEKEIEKIIELKNKYRVNNLFDFKDYLRRIDIVPKSMGIAQAMLESGMGTSRFAREANNLFGEWTWSEKGLVPKKRAKGKSHRIRIFDDLQESVDSYLLNLNRHDAYKGFRNLRQQYRQNDEKLTGLKAIKTLHNYSEIKGEYEKRLKNLILKYELDRFD comes from the coding sequence TTGAAGCTCATTATAATCTTTCTTAGTTTATGCTTGCCCCTTTTTGCAATCAAAGGTGGTTTTGATGAGGGGTATTATCGTTTAAATACCGAAGAAAAGGCTAAGGTTTTTTCTCAAAAACTTGATAAGTTACTTGATGTTTCTTTTGAAAAGATCCTTAAAGAGCGTTCTTTTGTCGAAGCCTTTTTTAAAAAACATGCTCCAAATGGTTTTAGAAAGCTTGATGAAAAAGAGATAGAAAAGATCATAGAGCTTAAAAATAAATATCGCGTGAATAATCTTTTTGATTTTAAGGATTATTTAAGGAGAATTGATATCGTTCCAAAGTCTATGGGTATAGCCCAAGCTATGCTAGAAAGTGGTATGGGAACAAGTCGTTTTGCAAGAGAGGCGAATAATCTTTTTGGGGAATGGACTTGGAGCGAAAAGGGTTTAGTTCCCAAAAAAAGAGCAAAGGGCAAAAGTCATAGGATAAGAATTTTTGATGATTTGCAAGAAAGTGTGGATTCTTATCTTTTAAATTTAAACAGACACGATGCTTATAAGGGATTTAGAAATTTAAGGCAACAATACCGTCAAAATGATGAAAAATTAACAGGATTAAAAGCCATAAAAACCTTGCATAATTATTCAGAAATCAAAGGTGAATACGAAAAAAGACTTAAAAATCTCATCTTAAAATACGAACTTGATCGCTTTGATTAA
- the ybeY gene encoding rRNA maturation RNase YbeY — MICEDEINYEFLEKIAKKLSPKDIELVFVDDVKMKIINKEQRNIDKTTDVLSFPFVCEFQALALDPQNSLLGSIVINLDEVHRKATQLKHSKEDEISLLFIHGCLHLLGFDHEVDEGQMRAKEQELIEFFKLPKSLILRND; from the coding sequence ATCATTTGCGAAGATGAAATAAACTATGAGTTTTTAGAAAAAATAGCTAAAAAGCTTAGCCCTAAGGATATAGAACTTGTTTTTGTTGATGATGTAAAAATGAAGATCATCAACAAAGAACAAAGAAATATCGACAAAACAACTGATGTGCTTTCTTTTCCCTTTGTTTGCGAATTTCAGGCTTTGGCTTTAGATCCTCAAAATTCTTTACTTGGAAGTATAGTGATCAATCTTGATGAAGTGCATAGAAAGGCTACCCAGCTAAAGCATAGCAAGGAAGATGAGATATCTTTGCTTTTTATACATGGGTGCTTGCATTTGCTTGGCTTTGATCATGAGGTTGATGAGGGTCAAATGAGGGCTAAAGAACAAGAGCTTATAGAGTTTTTTAAACTTCCTAAGAGCTTGATCTTGAGAAATGATTAG
- a CDS encoding class I SAM-dependent methyltransferase: MNLWDQKAKTYARYSKDLNEIQKQSFEIFKDLGIKFEDKTLIDIGCGTGVWTLHLAFLAKEVLALDSSLSMLEILSMDSQNLGLTNVKTTHLQFDDFILQNPKARFDIAFLSMSPSLQSTKDFEAFISLADIKIYLGWAKFRQSDFLAPIFKHFNVKPKKVPYEKKFQDFLDEKNIPYKSFIFDEKRIVKRSKEEALQNALWHLKMSDINADEKELSKLIKTEVTETISSKIKLLILS, encoded by the coding sequence ATGAATTTATGGGATCAAAAAGCAAAAACTTATGCCAGATACAGCAAGGATTTAAATGAAATTCAAAAACAAAGTTTTGAAATTTTTAAAGACTTGGGCATTAAATTTGAAGATAAAACTCTCATTGATATAGGCTGTGGCACGGGCGTTTGGACGCTTCATCTAGCTTTTTTGGCTAAAGAAGTGCTTGCGCTTGATAGCTCTTTAAGTATGCTTGAAATTTTAAGTATGGATAGTCAAAATTTAGGGCTTACAAATGTTAAAACCACGCATTTGCAATTTGATGATTTTATCTTGCAAAATCCCAAAGCACGCTTTGATATAGCCTTTTTGAGCATGTCGCCAAGCTTGCAAAGCACTAAGGACTTTGAAGCTTTTATCAGCTTAGCGGATATAAAAATTTATTTAGGCTGGGCTAAATTTAGGCAAAGTGATTTTCTAGCACCCATTTTTAAGCATTTTAATGTAAAGCCTAAAAAAGTTCCTTATGAGAAGAAATTTCAAGATTTTTTAGATGAGAAAAATATCCCTTATAAAAGCTTTATTTTTGATGAAAAACGCATTGTGAAAAGAAGCAAAGAAGAAGCCTTGCAAAATGCTTTGTGGCATTTGAAAATGAGCGATATCAATGCAGATGAAAAAGAGCTTTCAAAGCTTATAAAAACGGAAGTTACAGAAACGATCAGCTCAAAGATCAAACTCTTGATCCTTAGCTGA
- a CDS encoding saccharopine dehydrogenase family protein yields the protein MSKLLIIGAGGVSKVASIKAAMNSDTFSQITLASRTLSKCEEIAKIIKERLGVDIKVAEINADDTKAVVELIKKTGSELLLNLALPYQDLSLMDACLEAKIAYIDTANYEHPDLAKFEYKEQWARHESFKKAGIMALLGSGFDPGVTNVFCAYAKQELFDEIHYIDILDCNAGDHGYAFATNFNPEINLREVSAKGRYWENGKWIETKPMQISMQWDYPEVGVKDSYLLYHEELESLVKNIKSLKRIRFFMTFSKSYLTHMNCLQNVGMLGIKPVLHKGVEIIPIEFLKTLLPDPASLGERTKGKTNIGCVIRGLKDGKDKQVYIYNVCDHQACYKETLSQAVSYTTGVPAMIGAKLVAKGIWSGKGVFNMEEFNAKPFMEELNSQGLPWKILEMKPSLGE from the coding sequence ATGAGCAAACTTCTTATCATAGGAGCTGGCGGAGTTAGCAAAGTCGCTAGCATAAAAGCAGCGATGAATAGCGATACCTTTAGCCAAATCACCCTAGCAAGTAGAACCCTTAGTAAATGCGAGGAAATAGCTAAGATTATAAAAGAGCGTTTGGGAGTTGATATAAAAGTAGCTGAAATTAACGCTGATGACACTAAGGCTGTGGTAGAGCTTATCAAAAAAACAGGCTCTGAGCTTTTGCTAAATTTAGCTCTTCCTTATCAAGATCTAAGCCTTATGGATGCTTGTTTAGAAGCAAAAATTGCTTACATAGATACAGCAAATTACGAACACCCTGATCTAGCTAAATTTGAATACAAAGAACAATGGGCAAGGCATGAGAGCTTTAAAAAAGCTGGTATTATGGCTCTTTTAGGAAGTGGCTTTGATCCAGGCGTAACCAATGTTTTTTGTGCTTATGCTAAGCAAGAACTTTTTGATGAGATTCACTATATAGACATACTTGATTGTAATGCAGGAGATCACGGCTACGCCTTTGCGACTAATTTTAATCCAGAAATAAATTTAAGAGAGGTTAGCGCAAAGGGTCGTTACTGGGAAAATGGCAAGTGGATAGAAACAAAGCCTATGCAAATTAGTATGCAGTGGGATTATCCTGAAGTTGGGGTAAAAGATAGCTATTTGCTTTATCACGAAGAGCTTGAAAGCCTTGTAAAAAACATTAAAAGCCTTAAGAGAATTCGCTTTTTTATGACCTTTTCTAAGAGCTATCTTACTCACATGAATTGCTTACAAAATGTGGGTATGCTTGGCATTAAGCCTGTGCTTCATAAAGGAGTTGAGATTATTCCCATAGAGTTTTTAAAGACCCTTTTACCTGATCCAGCAAGTTTAGGAGAAAGGACAAAGGGCAAGACCAACATAGGCTGCGTTATTCGTGGGCTAAAAGATGGCAAGGATAAGCAAGTTTATATTTATAATGTTTGCGATCACCAAGCTTGCTACAAAGAAACCCTCTCTCAAGCTGTAAGTTATACTACAGGAGTTCCTGCTATGATAGGAGCAAAGCTTGTGGCAAAGGGTATTTGGAGTGGCAAGGGCGTGTTTAATATGGAAGAATTTAATGCTAAGCCCTTTATGGAAGAGCTAAACAGCCAAGGACTTCCTTGGAAGATACTTGAAATGAAGCCAAGTTTGGGCGAGTAG
- a CDS encoding NAD(P)-dependent oxidoreductase: protein MKRFLAWFLCFVCVHFAFAAEKAGANKKIAVLSANGRLGSLIVEEALARKLSVVAFVRDSSQRVPKNATIIKKDIFDLQKEDLKDFDVIISAFGASDAKSFERYYSKLASLFKDTNKKLIVVGGAGSLYMDKKHSLMLQDTPDFPPAYKVVAKAHADGLAFLRKQDFDFTYVSPPADFVYEAKKSGKYTLGGDEFFVNSKGESKGSYADIAVAIIDLALKGGYKKQRVSIVAE, encoded by the coding sequence ATGAAGAGATTTTTAGCATGGTTTTTGTGCTTTGTTTGTGTTCATTTTGCTTTTGCGGCTGAAAAAGCAGGTGCAAATAAAAAAATTGCCGTTTTATCAGCAAATGGAAGACTTGGAAGTTTGATCGTTGAGGAAGCTTTAGCAAGAAAACTTTCTGTGGTTGCTTTTGTGAGAGATTCAAGCCAAAGAGTACCCAAGAATGCTACTATCATTAAAAAAGATATCTTTGATCTACAAAAAGAGGATTTGAAAGATTTTGATGTGATTATCAGTGCTTTTGGTGCTTCTGATGCGAAATCATTTGAGAGATATTACTCAAAGCTTGCTTCTTTGTTTAAGGATACAAATAAAAAGCTTATTGTGGTCGGTGGTGCTGGAAGCTTATATATGGATAAAAAACATAGTTTAATGCTTCAAGATACTCCTGATTTTCCACCAGCTTATAAGGTCGTAGCAAAGGCTCATGCTGATGGTTTAGCTTTTTTGCGTAAGCAAGATTTTGATTTCACTTATGTAAGCCCTCCAGCTGACTTTGTTTATGAAGCTAAGAAGAGTGGTAAATACACGCTTGGCGGAGATGAATTTTTTGTCAATTCTAAGGGCGAGAGCAAAGGCAGTTACGCTGATATTGCTGTGGCTATCATTGATCTTGCTCTTAAGGGCGGATATAAAAAGCAACGCGTGAGTATAGTTGCTGAGTAA
- a CDS encoding MATE family efflux transporter has product MSIDLKNQNITKLYFKYFIPSLCAMLALSTYNVVDGAFVGQKLGQDALAAVGIAWPVFPMLIAYELLFSIGAASLCSYYLGKNEPEKAREIFSSVFYFALLSGVILGFIFYVYCDEIVILLGASEKIAPLASEFLEIIFLGSFVIVLHPLLDIFAMNDKRPVLAMIAMIVGAISNIAFNYLFIFVLEIGIAGSALATILGHFMGFLILLWHFVFKRGQVFFVLSFKIKALIRSTQNSIAQASAELSAALVLFIANHLLVGLGGDRAVAMYSVMMYSGIVLFTTLLSASQAIQPIASFNFGANIRSRVLNVLKFGLLFSFAMGVILYLLSIMFSKYLVILFLQKDANGSVDMVFLNDVQEAMKIYFAGFAMLGFNMAAASFFQAIQRPISSFIITSCYTLIFVLIFFTILPNFFGLKGIWTSYPLAQFCSFIISLAVLFYAFKKGGLNPNHFSRSSS; this is encoded by the coding sequence TTGTCAATCGATCTTAAAAACCAAAATATCACAAAATTATACTTTAAATACTTTATCCCCTCACTTTGTGCTATGCTCGCCCTTTCAACCTACAATGTAGTTGATGGGGCATTTGTAGGACAAAAGCTAGGTCAAGACGCTCTTGCTGCTGTGGGCATTGCTTGGCCTGTTTTTCCTATGCTTATAGCCTATGAACTTTTATTTAGTATAGGAGCAGCCTCTCTTTGCTCGTATTATCTTGGAAAAAATGAACCTGAAAAGGCGAGGGAAATTTTTAGTTCTGTTTTTTATTTTGCTCTTTTAAGTGGAGTGATTTTAGGCTTTATTTTTTATGTGTATTGTGATGAGATAGTGATTTTACTAGGAGCTAGTGAAAAAATCGCCCCTTTAGCAAGTGAGTTTTTAGAAATTATCTTTTTAGGCTCTTTTGTCATCGTCCTTCACCCCTTGCTTGATATCTTTGCAATGAATGACAAGCGTCCTGTTTTAGCCATGATCGCTATGATAGTTGGTGCGATTAGCAACATAGCCTTTAATTATTTATTCATTTTTGTTTTGGAAATAGGCATAGCAGGATCAGCTCTAGCGACTATTTTAGGGCATTTTATGGGGTTTTTGATCTTGCTTTGGCATTTTGTGTTTAAAAGAGGGCAGGTATTTTTTGTTCTTAGTTTTAAGATCAAAGCTCTTATAAGAAGCACTCAAAATAGCATAGCCCAGGCAAGTGCAGAGCTTAGTGCTGCTTTGGTGCTTTTTATAGCTAATCACCTTCTTGTAGGTTTAGGAGGAGATAGAGCAGTGGCGATGTATAGCGTGATGATGTATAGCGGGATAGTTCTTTTTACCACTCTTCTTTCAGCCTCGCAAGCCATACAACCCATAGCGAGCTTTAATTTTGGAGCAAATATCAGATCAAGGGTTTTGAATGTGCTTAAATTTGGACTCTTGTTTTCCTTTGCTATGGGTGTGATTTTATATCTTTTATCTATCATGTTTAGCAAATATCTTGTGATTTTATTTTTACAAAAAGATGCAAATGGAAGCGTTGATATGGTATTTTTAAATGATGTCCAAGAAGCGATGAAAATTTATTTTGCAGGATTTGCTATGCTTGGTTTTAACATGGCAGCGGCAAGCTTTTTTCAAGCTATCCAGCGTCCTATAAGCTCTTTTATCATCACGAGTTGTTATACTCTGATCTTTGTGCTTATTTTCTTTACTATTTTACCAAATTTCTTTGGTTTAAAAGGAATTTGGACAAGCTATCCTTTGGCTCAATTTTGCTCTTTCATCATAAGTCTTGCGGTGCTTTTTTACGCCTTTAAAAAAGGAGGCTTAAATCCTAATCATTTCTCAAGATCAAGCTCTTAG
- the dapB gene encoding 4-hydroxy-tetrahydrodipicolinate reductase, giving the protein MTQIGIHGANGRMGKQIELCLLDEKNANLAMLFNEGDSYEILFEKSSVIIDFSAPSGTKNLLEFARTSPKPLVIGTTGLSEKEKELMKQASSLMPIFYASNMSLGVAVLNHLAKQASTMLKDFDIEILEMHHRHKKDAPSGTAMSLAQSVAEARNLNLQSVRISGRNGIIGERSKDEIGVMSLRGGDIVGRHTIGFYENGEFLELNHTATSRATFAKGAIKIALWLNLQNAGFYEMNDFLGI; this is encoded by the coding sequence ATGACACAAATAGGCATCCACGGAGCAAATGGACGCATGGGAAAACAAATAGAACTTTGCTTGCTTGATGAAAAAAATGCAAATTTAGCCATGCTTTTTAACGAGGGGGATTCTTATGAAATACTCTTTGAAAAATCAAGCGTGATTATTGATTTTTCAGCACCAAGTGGGACAAAAAATTTACTTGAGTTTGCAAGAACAAGTCCTAAGCCCTTAGTTATCGGTACAACAGGACTAAGCGAAAAAGAAAAAGAACTTATGAAGCAAGCAAGTTCTTTAATGCCGATATTTTATGCAAGCAATATGTCTTTAGGCGTTGCCGTGTTAAATCATCTTGCAAAACAAGCAAGCACTATGCTTAAAGACTTTGATATAGAAATTTTAGAAATGCACCACCGCCACAAAAAAGATGCTCCAAGTGGCACAGCAATGAGCTTAGCACAAAGTGTAGCTGAGGCTAGAAATTTAAATTTACAAAGTGTTAGAATAAGTGGAAGAAATGGGATCATAGGCGAAAGAAGCAAAGATGAAATCGGTGTTATGAGTTTAAGAGGTGGAGACATAGTAGGAAGACACACCATAGGTTTTTATGAAAATGGCGAGTTTTTAGAACTTAATCACACAGCCACTTCAAGAGCTACTTTTGCTAAGGGTGCGATCAAGATCGCTTTATGGTTAAACTTACAAAATGCAGGCTTTTATGAAATGAATGATTTTTTAGGAATTTAA